One genomic window of Manihot esculenta cultivar AM560-2 chromosome 16, M.esculenta_v8, whole genome shotgun sequence includes the following:
- the LOC110602828 gene encoding protein phosphatase 1 regulatory inhibitor subunit PPP1R7 homolog has protein sequence MDVKDQPPTESNPDTDDQTVEIDPSSTVLDLTSFQLHNLDSVELPLVLTELDLTANRLSSLDPRIALLSNLKKFSLRQNLIDDAAIEPFSGWEALSGLEELVLRDNKLSKVPDVSIFKSLLVFDVSFNEIGSLRGVSKVSNTLKELYVSKNEVTKMEEIEHLYQLQILELGSNRLRVMENLENLTNLQELWLGRNRIKAVNLCGLKCIKKLSLQSNRLTSMKGFEECVALEELYLSHNGITKMEGLSTLVNLCVLDVSSNKLTSVDDIQNLTRLQDLWLNDNQIESLEGIADAIAGSRQKLTTIYLENNPCARSPNYATTLRQICPNIQQIDSNVFA, from the exons ATGGACGTCAAAGACCAACCACCGACAGAATCGAATCCCGATACTGATGATCAGACCGTCGAAATTGATCCGTCAAGCACGGTTCTTGATCTCACCAGCTTCCAGCTCCACAATCTCGACTCAGTCGAGTTACCCCTGGTTCTTACTGAGTTGGATTTAACAGCGAATCGCTTATCGAGCTTAGACCCTAGAATTGCCCTTCTCTCGAACCTGAAAAAGTTCTCTCTTCGACAAAACCTCATTGATGATGCTGCTATCGAGCCATTCTCCGGCTGGGAAGCGTTATCGGGCCTTGAG GAGCTGGTCCTGAGGGATAATAAACTTTCAAAAGTTCCTGATGTTAGCATATTCAAGAGTCTCTTGGTTTTTGATGTTTCTTTCAATGAAATCGGGTCCTTGCGTGGAGTGTCCAAAGTCTCCAATACGCTGAAGGAACTCTATGTATCAAAAAATGAAGTTACTAAGATGGAGGAGATTGAACACCTTTATCAGTTGCAAATTCTTGAACTTGGTTCCAACAGATTAAGG GTAATGGAGAATTTGGAAAATCTAACAAATTTACAGGAGCTGTGGCTGGGACGGAACCGTATCAAAGCAGTTAACCTATGTGGTCTTAAATGCATCAAGAAGCTTAGCTTGCAAAGCAATCGTTTAACTTCTATGAAAGGATTTGAG GAATGCGTTGCTTTAGAAGAATTATATTTGAGTCATAATGGTATCACCAAAATGGAAGGCCTATCAACCTTGGTCAACCTGTGTGTACTGGATGTATCATCTAACAAGCTAACTTCAGTCGATGACATTCAGAACCTGACCAG GTTACAAGATCTATGGCTTAACGACAATCAAATAGAATCACTTGAAGGCATTGCTGATGCCATTGCTGGTTCAAGACAGAAACTAACCACAATCTACTTAGAAAATAATCCATGT GCAAGATCACCAAACTATGCTACCACTTTGAGACAGATTTGTCCTAATATTCAGCAAATTGATTCCAACGTATTTGCTTAA
- the LOC110603676 gene encoding SNW/SKI-interacting protein, giving the protein MAALKDLLPPAKSTSSTYYDHSNDPWFKQRFSSSESEQTTAVHHKDVPPYLERKGFVPRRVEDFGDGGAFPEIHIAQYPLGMGRDKSTKPGSKILPLTVDAHGNVAYDAIVKQNENAKKIVYSQHKDLVPKILRNDEERDEDDDLEKEIEETTQETKAALEKIVNVRLSAAQPKNVPKQSSESKYIKYKPSQQSAAFNSGAKERIIRMVEMPVDPLEPPKFKHKRVPKASGSPPVPVMHSPPRPVTVKDQQDWKIPPCISNWKNPKGYTIPLDKRLAADGRGLQDVQINDNFAKLSEALYVAEQKAREAVAMRSKVQKEMMMKEKERKEQELRALAQKARSERTGAAPPASAPMLSDKNAMDDVDMTGDYERVREREKDVPKETREEREERLQREKIREERRRERERERRLDAKDAAMGKKSKITRDRDRDISEKVALGMASTGAGRGGEVMYDQRLFNQEKGMDSGFATDDQYNVYDKGLFTAQPTLSTLYRPKKDADAEMYGGADEQLDKILKTERFKPDKAFAGTSEKTGPRERPVEFEKDAEEADPFGLDQFLTEVKKGKKAMDKVGTGGTMKASAGSSMRDGYEGGSGRTRIGFERGR; this is encoded by the coding sequence ATGGCAGCTCTGAAGGACCTCCTGCCTCCAGCTAAGTCAACCTCATCAACCTATTATGATCATTCAAATGACCCTTGGTTTAAACAACGTTTCAGCTCATCTGAGTCGGAGCAGACTACTGCTGTCCATCATAAAGATGTACCTCCATACTTAGAGCGTAAAGGTTTTGTTCCCCGGAGAGTGGAGGATTTTGGGGATGGGGGTGCATTTCCTGAGATTCATATTGCTCAATACCCTCTTGGTATGGGTAGGGATAAATCTACAAAACCAGGGTCAAAGATTCTACCGTTGACTGTTGATGCCCATGGCAATGTGGCGTATGATGCAATTGTGAAGCAAAATGAGAATGCAAAGAAAATTGTTTATTCTCAACATAAGGATCTGGTTCCAAAGATTTTGCGGAATGATGAGGAGAGAGATGAGGATGATGATTTGGAGAAAGAGATCGAGGAGACAACACAGGAAACTAAGGCTGCACTTGAAAAGATTGTAAATGTAAGATTAAGTGCAGCACAACCAAAAAATGTGCCCAAACAGTCTTCAGAGTCGAAGTATATTAAGTATAAGCCATCGCAGCAATCAGCAGCCTTCAATTCAGGGGCAAAAGAAAGAATCATTAGAATGGTGGAGATGCCGGTGGACCCACTTGAGCCACCAAAGTTCAAGCATAAGAGAGTTCCCAAGGCTTCTGGATCCCCACCTGTTCCAGTCATGCACTCTCCACCTAGACCTGTGACTGTGAAAGACCAACAGGATTGGAAAATCCCTCCCTGTATCTCAAATTGGAAGAACCCTAAGGGTTACACAATTCCTCTTGATAAGCGTCTAGCAGCTGATGGAAGAGGTCTGCAGGATGTTCAGATTAATGATAATTTTGCAAAGCTATCAGAGGCACTTTATGTTGCTGAGCAGAAGGCTAGGGAAGCTGTTGCTATGAGATCAAAGGTTCAAAAGGAGATGATGATGAAAGAGAAGGAAAGGAAAGAGCAGGAACTGCGAGCATTAGCTCAGAAAGCTCGTTCTGAAAGAACTGGTGCAGCGCCGCCAGCATCAGCACCAATGCTATCTGATAAGAATGCAATGGATGATGTTGATATGACAGGGGATTATGAGCGTGTGAGAGAAAGGGAGAAGGATGTTCCCAAGGAGACGAGAGAGGAAAGGGAAGAGAGGCTGCAACGGGAGAAAATTCGTGAGGAGCGACGtagagagagggagagggaaAGAAGGTTGGATGCAAAAGACGCTGCCATGGGTAAGAAAAGCAAAATCACAAGAGATAGAGATCGTGACATCAGTGAGAAGGTTGCCCTTGGCATGGCTTCAACAGGTGCTGGCAGAGGAGGAGAGGTCATGTATGACCAGAGGTTGTTCAACCAGGAGAAAGGGATGGACTCCGGGTTTGCAACAGATGATCAATATAATGTGTATGACAAGGGCCTCTTCACTGCTCAGCCTACACTTTCAACTCTGTACAGGCCGAAGAAAGATGCTGATGCCGAAATGTATGGAGGTGCTGATGAGCAGTTAGATAAGATCTTGAAGACAGAAAGGTTCAAACCTGACAAGGCTTTTGCTGGTACTTCTGAGAAAACAGGTCCACGAGAAAGGCCTGTTGAGTTTGAAAAGGATGCAGAGGAAGCGGATCCATTTGGTCTGGATCAGTTCTTGACAGAAGTAAAGAAAGGTAAGAAGGCTATGGATAAAGTTGGTACTGGTGGAACTATGAAAGCCAGTGCTGGATCTTCAATGCGGGATGGTTATGAAGGAGGGTCAGGTAGAACTCGCATTGGATTTGAGAGGGGCCGCTAG
- the LOC110603806 gene encoding dolichyl-diphosphooligosaccharide--protein glycosyltransferase subunit STT3A, with protein MADPENAIGATTLRYAFGNVLSFFILLLIGVLAFSIRLFSVIKYESVIHEFDPYFNYRVTQFLTKNGIYDFWNWFDDRTWYPLGRVIGGTVYPGLTLTAGTLWWALNSLNIPLSVETVCVFTAPIFSAFASWATYLLTKEVKGAGAGLTAAALLAMVPSYISRSVAGSYDNEAVAIFALIFTFYLYIKTLNTGSLFYATLNALAYFYMVCSWGGYTFIINLIPMHVLLCIVTGRYSSRLYIAYAPLVVLGTLLAALVPVVGFNAVMTSEHFASFLVFIIIHVVAFVYYIKGILSPKMFKVAVTLVVSIGLAVCCAVLAILIALVASSPTKGWSGRSLSLLDPTYASKYIPIIASVSEHQPPTWPSYFMDINVLAFLVPAGIIACFLPLSDASSFVVLYIVTSVYFSGVMVRLMLVLAPAACVMSGIALSEAFSVFTRSIKFQLPGLLGSSQSQVDSGDASSSTAVAQNDAGKVEKTEDTAKERPSKKNKKKEKEIVDKPSLKTKIEKRLLVLPLEASIFGILLLVLLGAFYVVHCVWAAAEAYSAPSIVLTSYSRDGGLHVFDDFREAYAWLSHNTDVDDKVASWWDYGYQTTAMANRTVIVDNNTWNNTHIATVGTAMSSPEKAAWEIFNSLDVKYVLVVFGGLVGYPSDDINKFLWMVRIGGGVFPHIKEPDYLRDGHYRIDSQATPTMLNCLMYKLSYYRFVETDGRGFDRVRQTEIGKKNFKLTHFEEAFTTHHWMVRIYKLKPPKNRIRGKTKKSKSKTSTKRSGASKRNPWH; from the exons ATGGCGGACCCAGAGAACGCCATAGGGGCAACGACTCTGCGATATGCTTTTGGCAATGTTCTCTCCTTCTTCATCCTTCTCTTGATCGGAGTTCTCGCCTTCTCGATCCGTCTCTTCTCT GTCATAAAGTACGAGAGTGTTATTCATGAGTTTGATCCTTATTTCAATTACAGAGTCACCCAG TTTTTAACGAAGAATGGGATTTATGACTTTTGGAATTGGTTTGATGACCGAACCTG GTATCCTCTTGGTCGAGTGATTGGTGGAACTGTTTATCCTGGGTTGACCTTGACTGCAGGCACCCTATGGTG GGCATTGAATTCTTTGAATATTCCTTTGTCCGTTGAGACTGTTTGTGTATTCACTGCACCAATTTTCTCTGCATTTGCTTCATGGGCCACTTATCTTTTGACCAAG GAAGTTAAAGGTGCTGGTGCTGGTCTGACAGCAGCTGCTCTTTTGGCCATG GTTCCATCATATATATCTCGATCAGTGGCTGGCAGCTATGATAATGAAGCTGTAGCTATATTTGCTTTAATATTCACTTTCTATCTTTATATAAAG ACATTGAATACAGGATCCCTCTTTTATGCCACTTTAAATGCCTTGGCATACTTCTACATG GTTTGCTCATGGGGAGGTTACACTTTTATAATTAATCTTATTCCAATGCATGTGCTTCTGTGCATTGTGACTGGTCGGTACTCTTCCAGGTTGTACATTGCATATGCTCCCCTT GTGGTATTGGGAACGTTATTGGCTGCTTTGGTGCCTGTTGTTGGTTTTAATGCAGTCATGACATCAGAACATTTTGCTTCATTTTTG GTTTTCATTATTATCCATGTGGTGGCTTTTGTGTATTATATCAAAGGGATTCTCTCTCCAAAAATGTTCAAAGTAGCTGTTACGCTTGTTGTATCCATTGGCCT GGCAGTCTGTTGCGCTGTGCTGGCAATTCTAATAGCGCTGGTTGCTTCCAGCCCAACAAAGGGGTGGAGCGGACGGAGTTTAAGTTTGCTTGACCC AACCTATGCAAGCAAGTACATACCAATTATCGCCAGTGTTAGTGAACATCAACCCCCTACATGGCCATCTTACTTCATGGACATCAATGTTCTGGCTTTCTTGGTTCCAGCTGGGATTATT GCGTGCTTTCTTCCTTTATCTGATGCAAGCTCTTTTGTTGTCCTTTACATTGTGACATCTGTATATTTTTCTGGAGTCATG GTTCGATTGATGCTAGTACTTGCTCCAGCAGCATGTGTCATGTCTGGAATTGCCCTTTCGGAAGCTTTTAGTGTCTTCACAAGATCAATTAAATTTCAGCTACCTGGATTATTGGGGAGTTCCCAATCCCAAGTTGAC TCAGGGGATGCTAGTTCAAGTACTGCTGTCGCACAAAATGATGCAGGAAAGGTTGAGAAAACTGAAGATACAGCAAAAGAACGACCCTCAAAAAAgaacaagaaaaaagaaaaagagattgTGGATAAACCATCTCTTAAAACCAAAATTGAAAAAAGGCTTCTCGTTTTACCTTTGGAGGCATCAATCTTTGGTATACTATTACTTGTGTTGCTTGGTGCATTCTATGTG GTTCATTGTGTCTGGGCAGCCGCAGAAGCTTATTCTGCACCATCTATTGTTTTAACATCTTATTCACGTGATGGTGGTCtacatgtttttgatgattttagaGAGGCCTATGCATGGTTAAGCCACAATACAGATGTGGATGATAAA GTTGCATCATGGTGGGACTATGGTTACCAAACAACTGCTATGGCTAACCGAACTGTTATTGTTGACAATAATACCTGGAATAACACACATATTGCAACTGTTGGCACTGCCATGTCTTCTCCTGAAAAGGCAGCCTGGGAAATCTTTAACTCCTTGGATGTAAaatatgttctagttgtttttGGAG GACTTGTTGGCTACCCCAGTGACGACATAAATAAGTTCCTGTGGATGGTTCGTATAGGAGGGGGAGTGTTCCCTCATATCAAAGAGCCGGACTACCTG AGAGATGGCCACTATCGGATAGATTCTCAGGCTACGCCAACCATGCTAAATTGTCTTATGTACAAACTCTCATATTACAG GTTTGTGGAAACTGATGGTAGAGGTTTTGATAGAGTAAGGCAAACAGAAATTGGGAAGAAAAATTTCAAACTCACACATTTTGAGGAG GCATTCACAACACACCATTGGATGGTCCGCATATACAAATTGAAGCCTCCTAAGAACAGGATCCGAGGGAAGACGAAAAAATCAAAATCG AAAACAAGCACAAAAAGAAGCGGAGCAAGTAAGAGGAATCCATGGCATTAG
- the LOC110603618 gene encoding protein unc-13 homolog, whose amino-acid sequence MSHIFRDKALGNSKRHTQITPPAVVMPSYPIEDLQSPFSDAAPSLSDSELRESAYEILIGACRSSGSRPLTYIPQSERNADRASAPALTPSPSLQRSLTSTAASKVKKALGMKSGSTKRRSDGGESVMEGKTKKTVTVGELVRVQMRVSEQTDSRIRRALLRIAAAQLGRRIESMVLPLELLQQLKSLDFPSQQEYEAWQRRNLKLLEAGLLLHPHLPLHKTDSAPRQFQQIIRGALEKPIETGKNSESMQVLRSLVMSLACRSFDGSTEKCHWVDGFPLNLRIYQILLEACFDVNDESIVIEEIDEVLELIKKTWAVLGMNQMLHSLCFLWVLFHHYVATGQVEDDLLFAANNLLMEVEKDAKTTKDSDYSKILSSILSSILGWAEKRLLTYHDSFHSDNIESMQSVASLAVVAAKIMVEDSFHEYRSKRKEVDVAHERIENYIRSSMRTTFGQKLKKLNSSKHFRHQQNPLPVLSLLAQDITELAFNEKAMFSPIFKRWHPLAAGVAVATLHSCYGNELKQFVSNISELTPDSIQVLSAADKLEKDLVQIAVGDSVDSEDGGKSIIQEMPPYEAEALIADLVKSWIKTRIDRLKEWVDRNLQQEVWNPRANKERFAPSAVEVLRIVDETLEAFFLLPITMHPTLLPDLVTGLDRSLQNYILKTKSGCGTRSTFLPTLPALTRCTAGSKFHVFRKKEKSHVAQRRKSQVGSTNGDTSFGVPQLCVRVNTLQHVRMQLEVLEKRTVVQLRNCRVSHADDFANGLGKKFELSAAACVEGIQQLCEATAYKAVFHDLSHVLWDGLYVGEVSSSRIEPFLQELEQYLEIISSTVHDRVRTRAITDVMKASFEGFLLVLLAGGPSRAFTLHDSEMIEDDFKFLTDLFWSNGDGLPIELIDKFSTTVKGVLPLFRTDTESLIERFRSLTQESYGTSDKSRFPLPPTSGQWNPIEPNTLLRVLCCRSDETAAKFLKKTYNLPKKL is encoded by the exons ATGTCTCACATCTTCAGGGACAAAGCCCTTGGCAACTCCAAGAGACACACCCAAATCACTCCACCGGCCGTAGTCATGCCCAGTTATCCCATTGAAGACCTTCAGTCCCCTTTCTCTGATGCCGCTCCCTCCTTGTCTGACTCGGAGCTTCGAGAATCCGCCTATGAAATTCTAATTGGGGCTTGCCGGAGTTCCGGGAGCAGGCCCTTGACTTACATCCCACAGTCTGAGAGGAACGCTGATAGGGCTTCGGCTCCTGCTCTCACGCCTTCGCCTTCGCTGCAGCGGTCGTTGACGTCAACGGCTGCAAGTAAGGTAAAGAAGGCACTGGGGATGAAGTCGGGTTCGACGAAGAGGAGAAGCGATGGCGGTGAGTCAGTGATGGAAGGGAAGACTAAGAAAACGGTGACGGTTGGAGAGTTGGTTAGAGTCCAGATGAGAGTATCTGAGCAGACCGACTCCAGGATCAGGCGAGCCCTGTTGAGGATTGCTGCTGCTCAG CTTGGAAGGCGCATAGAGTCGATGGTTCTGCCACTGGAGCTATTGCAGCAGCTCAAGTCTTTGGATTTTCCTAGTCAACAAGAATATGAAGCTTGGCAGAGGAGAAATTTGAAGCTTCTAGAGGCTGGACTCCTTTTGCATCCTCACCTGCCACTGCATAAGACTGACTCGGCTCCTCGACAATTCCAGCAGATTATTCGTGGAGCATTAGAAAAACCCATTGAAACAGGAAAAAACAGTGAATCTATGCAAGTTCTCAGAAGTTTAGTTATGTCTCTTGCTTGCAGATCATTTGATGGATCTACTGAAAAATGCCACTGGGTGGATGGGTTTCCCTTAAATTTAAGAATCTACCAAATACTCTTAGAGGCTTGTTTTGATGTTAATGATGAATCAATTGTTATTGAAGAAATTGATGAGGTTTTAGAACTCATTAAGAAGACTTGGGCAGTCCTTGGCATGAACCAGATGTTGCATAGTCTCTGCTTTTTGTGGGTTTTATTTCACCACTATGTTGCAACTGGCCAAGTTGAGGATGACCTATTGTTTGCTGCTAATAATCTGTTGATGGAAGTTGAAAAGGATGCAAAAACAACTAAGGACTCGGATTATTCCAAGATTTTGAGTTCCATATTAAGTTCCATATTGGGCTGGGCAGAGAAAAGGCTCCTCACTTACCATGATAGTTTTCATAGTGATAATATAGAATCAATGCAAAGTGTTGCTTCCCTGGCTGTTGTGGCAGCAAAAATAATGGTAGAGGATAGCTTTCATGAGTATCGTAGTAAAAGGAAAGAAGTTGATGTAGCTCATGAGAGGATTGAAAACTACATAAGATCATCAATGCGAACAACTTTTGGTCAG AAATTGAAGAAGTTGAACTCAAGCAAGCATTTTAGACACCAGCAGAATCCCCTTCCTGTCCTGTCCCTCCTTGCACAAGACATTACTGAACTGGCTTTTAACGAAAAGGCAATGTTTAGTCCAATATTTAAGAGATGGCACCCACTTGCAGCAGGTGTAGCAGTAGCCACCCTTCATTCTTGCTATGGGAATGAACTGAAACAATTTGTTTCGAATATTAGCGAATTGACACCTGACTCAATACAAGTTTTGAGTGCTGCTGACAAACTGGAGAAAGATCTTGTGCAGATTGCAGTTGGAGATTCAGTGGACAGCGAGGATGGTGGAAAGTCGATAATTCAAGAGATGCCTCCTTATGAGGCTGAAGCTTTAATTGCCGATCTTGTAAAGTCATGGATAAAGACAAGAATTGACAGGCTGAAGGAATGGGTCGATAGGAATTTGCAACAAGAA GTATGGAATCCACGGGCAAACAAAGAGCGGTTTGCTCCTTCTGCTGTTGAAGTTCTACGAATTGTTGATGAAACTTTGGAGGCATTCTTCCTATTGCCGATTACTATGCATCCGACCTTGCTTCCTGACTTGGTCACTGGGCTTGACAGAAGTCTTCAAAATTACATATTGAAGACTAAATCTGGCTGTG GGACCCGGAGTACTTTCTTACCTACACTGCCTGCATTGACTAGATGTACAGCAGGATCAAAATTTCATGTATTTAGAAAGAAAGAGAAGTCTCATGTAGCCCAGAGAAGGAAATCCCAGGTTGGATCTACAAATGGGGATACCTCCTTTGGTGTACCCCAGCTCTGTGTTCGTGTTAATACTTTGCAGCATGTTCGCATGCAGTTGGAAGTTTTGGAAAAGAGGACAGTTGTTCAACTGAGGAATTGTAGAGTAAGTCATGCTGATGATTTTGCTAATGGGTTGGGGAAAAAGTTTGAGCTTTCAGCTGCTGCATGTGTGGAAGGGATACAACAACTCTGTGAGGCAACAGCATATAAGGCTGTCTTTCATGATCTAAGTCATGTCCTTTGGGATGGGCTATATGTTGGAGAAGTTTCGTCTTCAAGGATTGAGCCTTTTCTTCAGGAACTTGAGCAGTATTTGGAAATTATTTCATCTACAGTGCATGACAGGGTGAGAACTCGTGCTATCACCGATGTGATGAAAGCATCCTTTGAAGGGTTTCTACTAGTCTTGCTTGCTGGAGGTCCTTCTCGAGCTTTCACGCTGCATGATTCTGAAATGATTGAGGATGATTTTAAATTTCTCACAGATTTGTTCTGGTCCAATGGTGATGGATTGCCCATTGAGTTGATAGACAAGTTCTCAACAACAGTTAAAGGTGTACTCCCGCTATTTCGTACCGACACAGAGAGTCTGATCGAGCGATTCAGAAGTCTTACTCAGGAGAGTTATGGCACTTCTGATAAATCCAGGTTTCCGTTGCCTCCAACTTCAGGCCAGTGGAATCCTATTGAACCAAACACACTATTGCGAGTTTTGTGTTGTCGGAGTGATGAAACAGCTGCAAAGTTCCTGAAGAAGACTTACAACTTACCTAAGAAACTATAA